Within Sorangiineae bacterium MSr11367, the genomic segment AGAAGGACGCCAAGGCCAACGAGCCGGTGCCGGACGACATTTTCGCCGTCGGCACCCTGGGCGCGGTGCGCCAGCTTTTGCGCCTGCCCGACGGCACCGTGCAAGTGGTGGTCGAGGGCGTGAAGCGCGCGCGTGTGCGCCGCTACGTGCAGACGGACGAGTTCTTCTTGGTCGAGGCCGAGGAGATCGCCGAGACGGGCACGCGCACGGTGGAAGTCGAAGCGCTGATGCGAAGCTCGCAGGCGGCCTTCGAGATGTACGTCAAATTGAACAAGAAGGTGCAGCCCGAGGTGCTCGTCGAGGTGCAATCCGTCGACGACCCGGCGCGCCTGGCCGACATGATCGTGGCCAATCTGCTGACGATCAAACTGGCCGACAAGCAAGCCTTGTTGGAGTGCGAAGACGCCTCCAAACGACTCGAGCGCCTCCACGAGTTGATGCAGGCGGAAATCGAGATCCTGCAGGTCGAAAAGAAGATTCGTTCTCGCGTCAAGAAGCAGATGGAGAAGACGCAGAAGGAATACTACTTGAACGAGCAAATGCAGGCCATCCAGAAGGAACTGGGCGGCGGCGAGCGCGACGAGTTCAAGAACGAGATTCAGGAGATCGAAGACCAGATCAAGACCAAGCGGATGAGCAAAGAGGCCACCGCGAAGGTCAAGAAGGAGCTGAAAAAGCTCAAGATGATGCATCCGACGAGCGCCGAGGCGACCGTCGTTCGCAATTACATCGATTGGATTCTGAGCCTCCCCTGGTACGACAAGAGCGAGGAGAATTACGATCTCGGCGCCGCCGAGGAGATCCTCGACGAGGACCATTACGGCCTCAAACGCATCAAAGAGCGTATTCTCGAATACCTGGCGGTGCAGGCGCTCACCAAGAAGCTCAAAGGCCCGGTCCTCTGCTTCGTGGGGCCGCCGGGCGTCGGCAAGACGAGCCTCTGCAAGAGCATCGCGCGGGCCACGGGTCGCAAATTCGTACGTCTTTCCTTGGGCGGCGTGCGCGACGAGGCGGAGATTCGCGGCCACCGGCGCACGTACATCGGCGCGATGCCGGGCAAGTTGATTCAATCGCTGAAAAAGGCGGGGACGAACAATCCCGTTTTCCTGCTCGACGAAGTCGACAAGATGTCGACCGATTTCCGCGGCGACCCCGCGGCGGCGCTGCTCGAGGTGCTCGACGGCGAGCAGAATGACACGTTCAATGATCACTATTTGGACGTGGATTACGATTTGTCCGACGTGATGTTCATCACCACGGCGAATACGCTTTCGGCCATTCCGGTGCCTTTGCAAGACCGAATGGAGATCATTCAGCTGTCGGGATATACTGAATTCGAAAAGCTGAATATCGCGGTGAAGTATTTGGTGCCGCGGCAGAAGAAGGAGTGCGGTCTCGAGAACGTGGACTTCACGGTGACCGAGAGCGCTATCCGGACGGTGATTCACCACTACACGCGGGAAGCGGGCGTGCGTTCGCTGGAGCGTGAGATTGCGAGCATCTGCCGCAAGGTGGCGCGTCAGGTGGTGAACGATTCGAAGGACGCCGAGGGCGGGGAGACGAAGGCCCTCGCGCCGATCGTGGTGGAGGCGAAGAGCATTCCGAAGTACCTGGGCGTTCCGAAGTACCGCCTCGGGAAGAAGGAAGAGCACGACGAGATCGGGCTCACCAACGGGCTATCGGTCACGAGCAACGGCGGCGGCGAGCTTCTGGCTTGCGAGGTGGCCGTCGTTTCGGGGAAGGGGAAGCTCGCCATCACGGGCCTTCTGGAGAAGGGCATGGAGGAGAGCGCCCACGCGGCGATGAGCTACGTGCGCTCGCGCGCCCAGATCTTGGGCCTCGATGCGGACTTCTATCAAAAGGTCGACGTGCACGTGCACTTCCCGGAATTCATCCGCAAAGACGGGCCGAGCGCCGGCGTGACGATGGCCACGTCGCTCGCGAGCGCGTTGATCAAGGTCCCGGTGAAGCGGGATCTTGCGATGACCGGCGAAATCACGCTGCGCGGGCGGGTGCTGCCGATCGGTGGCCTGAAAGAGAAGCTGCTCGCCGCCCACCGCAGCGGGATCACCACGGTGATCGTGCCGCGCGAGAACCGCAAGGACCTGCGCGAGGTGCCGCGGCGCGTGCTGCGCGCGACGAGGATCGTGCTGGTGGAGCACATGGACGAAGTGTTGCGCGAGGCGCTCTGCCTGGACGACCCCGACTCGGTGTTCGGCAAGCCGCGCGAATCGTGGCAGTACGTCGACGGCGAACTGGTGGTGCGCGGCCCAGGTTCCCCGCGGGTGGTGCCGCCCCCGCCGGTGGTGGATCCGGAGCCAGCGGGCACTCCGCACTGACAATGTGACTCGTGTTGTAGAAGGTGAAGAAGGAAACCGCCAGGACGCCAGGGTCGCCAGGGGGGAACGGCTAGTGGTTCGTTAGGACCACTCGCCGCACTCCCCGCAGCAAGACCGGCACATTGAAGTTGATGAGGAGCGCCAGGGGCAACCTGGTCGCTTTGAGGTAGGAGAGCGTTTGGGCGGCATGAACCGCGTTGAATGCGTCGACTGCTTTGAGCTCCACAACGAGGCGATCGGCGACGAGTAGGTCCAGCCGTGCTTCCCCCACGAGGTTCCCCTTGTAGGAGACTGCGAAGGCTGCCTGCGCGACGAAGGGGATACCGCGCAACCTCAACTCGATACCGAGCGCGCGCTCGTAAACGCTTTCCACGAAGCCCAGACCAAGATTCGTGTGCACTTCGATCGCGGCGGCGATCACCATGCTCGCAACCCCATCAATCTCGGCCGCGGGCTCCTTGCGTACATCCCTGGCGTCCCTGGCGTCCTGGCGGTTCACTCTTCATAGGTCGACCGCCGGGCCGCCATGGTTGCGAACGCTTAGCGGGCGCTGGATTCGACCGAGTACGTCACCGTTGATCGCGCTTCGAAGGGCATGGGCATGCCCAAGAGGCCGACGGCGGCGGGGGCGCGATTTTCGATGACGAGGTAGTAGGAGCCCGGTTCGACGGGGAAGGCGCGGGTCATTTCGCCGGCGGCGGCTTGGCCGTAGGCGATGGTGGGGCCGGCGTTGGGGGCCATGGGGCGGGCGGCTTCGTAGTCGCGGCGCCAGGCGTCGCCGGTTTGGCGGTCGACCAGGATGTAGTCGGCCGGGGCGCCTGCAACGCGGAGGCGTGCGTACAGCGCGGCGTTGTTTTGCTCGATGGTGAAGGGGCCTAGGTAGTCGCGGGATGCCGTGGCCAGATCGGTCACGTTGCTCTCGAGGACCACGTGGTCGCCGATGCCTTTGAAGTAGCGCTTCGGACGCTCGGGCGGAGTCAGGATGCCCAAGGTGAAGTCATCGCCGTCTTCCAGGCGCACCACCGTGAAGCCCTTCGCGATTTCGCTTTCGAGCACGCCGCGGCCCAACACCGTCGCGAGATCACCACCCCATTGCGTCTGCGTGGCCAGGTTGATGACCTGGTTCTCCACGCCCAAGAGCCGCAGATCCGGGGCGCGCGTGGCCCGCGTGTATCGGCCCCAGACGTACATCGAGTCTTCTTCCAGCTTGAAGTCGGGCCGGTACTCGACCGAGACCCCGCAATAGAAGCCCACGCGGCGCGTGAAGGGGAGGACCACGTAACCCTCGCCGGTCACGTCGACCACCATCGTGCGCTCCTGGTCGTTCACGTGCACCTGGCACTGCGACGGGAAGAAGCGCCCCACGCTGTTGGGGCCAATCATGGCCACCTTGAGGGGCACGCCGCGCTTGAGCATCTCGGGGCACACCTTGGAGGCGCCGAAGTTCGAGAAAAGCCACCAGCGCAGCCCCGCGTCCGCATTCACCGCGTTGCGGACGCATGGACAGCCGACGGCGCTCACCGCCAGGGCGAGCACCATGAGCATTAGAAATGCAAAGGAAGTCTGCCGACGCGCGGGACTCATGCCCCGAAGATTACATCAGACGTTGAATCGGAAGTGCACGACGTCGCCGTCGCGCATCACGTATTCCTTGCCCTCGATGGCGAGCTTTCCGGCGTCGCGGCATTTCGACTCGCCGCCCAGGTTGACGAAGTCCTCCCACCAGATGACCTCCGCCTTAATGAAGCCCTTCTCGAAGTCGGTGTGGATGACACCTGCGGCTTGCGGGGCGCGGGCGCCGATGACGGTGGTCCAGGCGCGCACCTCCTGCTTGCCGGCGGTGAAGAAGGTCAAAAGCTTCAGGATCGCGTAGCCCGCGCGAACCACGGCGTAGAGGCCCGGCTCCTTCAACCCGGCCTCGGCCAAGAACTCGGGCCGGTCTTCCGGCTCCAACTCGGCAATTTGAGCCTCGAGCGCGGCGCAGACGGGAACGACCACGCTGCCCTCGGCGTCGGCGTGCTTCTTCAGCGCCACGTAGTGCGGGTTCGAATCCAGCGCCTTGAGCGAGGCCTCGTCGACGTTGGCCACGTAAAACGTGGGCTTCGCCGTGAGAAGCTGCATGTCGCGCATGACGATGGCCGCGTCGGCGTGGTCGGGAAGCTTGAAGGTGCGCGCCGGAAAGCCGTTGTCGAGGTGCTTGGCCAGCGGCTCGCAAATCTCCGCCGCCAGCTTTTCCAGCGGAATGTTCCCCTTGGCCGCCTTGCGCGCGCGGTCGGCGCGGCGTTCGACGGTGTCGAGATCCTTCAGGCAGAGCTCCGTCGTGACTGTGGCGATGTCGCCCACGGGATCGACCCGGTTCTCCACGTGAATGATGTTCGAATCCTCGAAGCAGCGCGCCACCTGCACGATGGCGTCCACCTCGCGAATGTGGCTCAGAAACTGGTTGCCCAGGCCCTCGCCCTTGGAGGCGCCGCGCACCAGGCCGGCGATGTCCACGAATTGGATCGACGTCGGCACGATGCGGTCGGCGTGCACGATGCCGTCGAGCGCCGCGAGGCGCGGATCCGGCACGGCCACCACGCCGACGTTCGGCTCGATGGTGCAGAAGGGGAAGTTTTTCGCCTCGGCCTTGGCCGTGGAGAGCGAATTGAACAGCGTGGACTTGCCCACGTTCGGCAGACCTACGATTCCGACGGAGAGACCCATAAGACTCCTCTGGACACGGTTTCTGCCGCCCTTCTACCCTAAATCCGAACCATGTTCGACCTCGCCGGGCGCACCGTCGCCCTTTGTGTCACGGGAAGCATCGCCGCCTACAAAAGCGTGGAGGTGGCACGCCTCTGTGTAAAGGCGGGGGCGACCGTTCTTCCGGTCATGACCCATTCGGCGGCCCATTTCGTGGGGCCGGTGACCCTTTCGGGCATTTGCGGGGTGGCGGTGGCCCAGGACATGTGGGATCCCGGGTTTTCCGGGGAAATGCACGTCGCCATCAGCGAGCGGGCCGATGCCGTGGTCATCGTTCCGGCGACGGCCGACCTGCTCTCGCGCATGGCGGCCGGGCGCGCCGACGACCTGGTGACCGCCCTGGCGCTTTCGGCCAAGGGACCCGTGTTGGCGGCGCCCGCCATGCACCCGCGCATGTGGCTGCATCCCGCCACCCAGCGCAACGTCGACGGACTCGTGCGCGATGGCCGGGTCCAGTTCGTCGGGCCGGTGTCCGGGCCCGTGGCGTCGGGGGACAGCGGCCCGGGCCGCATGGCGGAGCCGCAGGAAATCTTCGAGGCGTTGGCGCGCATCCTGACGGCGCCCGCCGTGAAAGACCTCGCGGGCAAGCACGTCGTCGTCACCGCCGGGCCCACGGTGGAGGATCTCGATCCGGTGCGCTACCTCGGCAACCGCTCCACGGGGAAGATGGGCTTTGCCGTCGCGGAGCGTGCGGCCGCGCGCGGTGCCGACGTGACGCTCATCGCCGGGCCGGTCACATTGGCGACGCCGGCAGGGGTCGGGCGCGTGGACGTGCGCTCGGCGCTGAGCATGCGCGAGGCTTTGTGGGGCGCGCTCGGGGACGATCTCGGGCGAGCGGACGCGCTGGTGATGACCGCGGCGGTCGCGGATTATCGCCCGGCGGTGACCAGCCCCGTGAAGCTGAAAAAGCTCAAGGACGACAAAGACGAGTCGACGCTCGCGCTGGTGAAAAATCCGGATCTCTTGGCCGAGGTGGGTGCGAAGCGGGATGCTCGCACGTCCCCCGTGCTCGTGGGTTTCGCCGTGGAAACGGGAACGGCGGAGCAACTCGAGGCGTATGCGCGCGGCAAGTTGGCACAGAAAAAGTGCGATCTCATCGTGGCCAACGAAGCGCGCGTCGCGTTCGCGGGCGATGACAACCGTGCGACGATGGTGTCGGCATCCGGTGCCGAAGCGCTGGGCGAAATGAGCAAGCGAGACCTCGCGGATCGCATTTTGGATCGCGTGGCCGAAGCGCTGAAGCGGTAGACATGGCCCTTGCGAGCATGTGAAAAGATTCACATGTCCCGTA encodes:
- the lon gene encoding endopeptidase La; protein product: MNNKRRIVPLLPLRDIVVFPHMGTRLFVGRERSINALDAAMVRDKEIFLAAQKDAKANEPVPDDIFAVGTLGAVRQLLRLPDGTVQVVVEGVKRARVRRYVQTDEFFLVEAEEIAETGTRTVEVEALMRSSQAAFEMYVKLNKKVQPEVLVEVQSVDDPARLADMIVANLLTIKLADKQALLECEDASKRLERLHELMQAEIEILQVEKKIRSRVKKQMEKTQKEYYLNEQMQAIQKELGGGERDEFKNEIQEIEDQIKTKRMSKEATAKVKKELKKLKMMHPTSAEATVVRNYIDWILSLPWYDKSEENYDLGAAEEILDEDHYGLKRIKERILEYLAVQALTKKLKGPVLCFVGPPGVGKTSLCKSIARATGRKFVRLSLGGVRDEAEIRGHRRTYIGAMPGKLIQSLKKAGTNNPVFLLDEVDKMSTDFRGDPAAALLEVLDGEQNDTFNDHYLDVDYDLSDVMFITTANTLSAIPVPLQDRMEIIQLSGYTEFEKLNIAVKYLVPRQKKECGLENVDFTVTESAIRTVIHHYTREAGVRSLEREIASICRKVARQVVNDSKDAEGGETKALAPIVVEAKSIPKYLGVPKYRLGKKEEHDEIGLTNGLSVTSNGGGELLACEVAVVSGKGKLAITGLLEKGMEESAHAAMSYVRSRAQILGLDADFYQKVDVHVHFPEFIRKDGPSAGVTMATSLASALIKVPVKRDLAMTGEITLRGRVLPIGGLKEKLLAAHRSGITTVIVPRENRKDLREVPRRVLRATRIVLVEHMDEVLREALCLDDPDSVFGKPRESWQYVDGELVVRGPGSPRVVPPPPVVDPEPAGTPH
- a CDS encoding GxxExxY protein, coding for MNRQDARDARDVRKEPAAEIDGVASMVIAAAIEVHTNLGLGFVESVYERALGIELRLRGIPFVAQAAFAVSYKGNLVGEARLDLLVADRLVVELKAVDAFNAVHAAQTLSYLKATRLPLALLINFNVPVLLRGVRRVVLTNH
- the ychF gene encoding redox-regulated ATPase YchF codes for the protein MGLSVGIVGLPNVGKSTLFNSLSTAKAEAKNFPFCTIEPNVGVVAVPDPRLAALDGIVHADRIVPTSIQFVDIAGLVRGASKGEGLGNQFLSHIREVDAIVQVARCFEDSNIIHVENRVDPVGDIATVTTELCLKDLDTVERRADRARKAAKGNIPLEKLAAEICEPLAKHLDNGFPARTFKLPDHADAAIVMRDMQLLTAKPTFYVANVDEASLKALDSNPHYVALKKHADAEGSVVVPVCAALEAQIAELEPEDRPEFLAEAGLKEPGLYAVVRAGYAILKLLTFFTAGKQEVRAWTTVIGARAPQAAGVIHTDFEKGFIKAEVIWWEDFVNLGGESKCRDAGKLAIEGKEYVMRDGDVVHFRFNV
- the coaBC gene encoding bifunctional phosphopantothenoylcysteine decarboxylase/phosphopantothenate--cysteine ligase CoaBC, which gives rise to MFDLAGRTVALCVTGSIAAYKSVEVARLCVKAGATVLPVMTHSAAHFVGPVTLSGICGVAVAQDMWDPGFSGEMHVAISERADAVVIVPATADLLSRMAAGRADDLVTALALSAKGPVLAAPAMHPRMWLHPATQRNVDGLVRDGRVQFVGPVSGPVASGDSGPGRMAEPQEIFEALARILTAPAVKDLAGKHVVVTAGPTVEDLDPVRYLGNRSTGKMGFAVAERAAARGADVTLIAGPVTLATPAGVGRVDVRSALSMREALWGALGDDLGRADALVMTAAVADYRPAVTSPVKLKKLKDDKDESTLALVKNPDLLAEVGAKRDARTSPVLVGFAVETGTAEQLEAYARGKLAQKKCDLIVANEARVAFAGDDNRATMVSASGAEALGEMSKRDLADRILDRVAEALKR